A segment of the Mercurialis annua linkage group LG4, ddMerAnnu1.2, whole genome shotgun sequence genome:
taataaatgataaatatttatatatatgatttatcaatataaaatttatgtttacattaattataaataatatattaacagAATACGTTACTAATCactatattaattaatcatGCGTGTCACACATTAAACATATAATAAAAagtagggttaatgtcaaaaaaaatcacgaactttacacgttttctcattttaaccacgcagtttaaattttctcattttcatgcacgaactaacactttttctcaaatttatgcaCGGTGATGAGGTGGCACTCATCCATTGGTGTAACCATTTTTCTggaaaaagaatgaaaaattaattacaattgaaatataactattaaaataatgccaaaattaaaaataaaataaaaggtcaagctataaataaaatcattgtatacttttgaatattagggtcaaaactaataataaaacttctaatatttagttattaattattttttacatttgaAAATTATATCTCGAGACTAGTCAtgagaaatatatataaaatgctTTTTTTACTCATTCAAAGCCTAATAAGATTGAGTtacacaataaaaaaataattaatttttattatatgtatcataaatataataactcttaatgtgattatttagagatttaaattCGAACCCTCTGTAATTTTCATCGAATAAAAATACCAACCGGACTACTCTCTGTATAGATAATCATAGTACTGTATAATACTTTAATTAAAGAAGAAGTGACACGTAATCATAGTGATAATTAAGTAATTAGTATTAGTAGTTTTTTTCTCTATAACATGTGTTTGTACATGTTTAAtgcatatataaaataataaaataatagtatgTGTATTAATTGAAGGCAACCATGTCGGAGAGATTATTATATAAAGGTGGGTGTGGGGCTTTTGAGTCTTTACATTTGAAGTGGAAAGTTTTGaactaaaaataaagaaatagtGCATGTGATCATGGGCAGACAGCCTTGTTGTGATAAACTTGGTGTGAAGAAAGGACCATGGACTGCTGAAGAAGATAACAAACTCATCAACTTCATTCTTACCAATGGCCAGTGCTGTTGGAGAGCTGTTCCGAAGCTTGCCGGACTCCGCCGCTGCGGCAAGAGCTGCCGTCTCCGTTGGACTAACTATCTTCGTCCCGACTTGAAGAGAGGTCTTCTTACTGAATCTGAAGAACAATTGGTTATTGATCTTCATTCTCGTCTTGGCAATAGGTTCATTCCATCTCTTTCTTTTGTTTCATGCATGCATTTTACACAATTCTCtctgttctttttcttttgaatcTCAGAGAATTCTCCTTTTAATATGtgttttaatgaaaatttgtaTTTAGTGATAACTGATTCTGTATATgctttactaatttttttatttacttcatTTCGATGATCAATCtttattatatttcatttttagttattaaatcttaatttcattttaacttGCCTTTCTGGCTAAAAATGCATACGTGTTAATAtattcatttcttttatttttattatgtggCAATTGATTTTTGCTTATTTTTCCGtcgaaatgaaattaaaatttgaataaccaaaatgaaaaaagaagaagctTTGTCGAAGTGATACAAGACGACAGTTTAGTAACTTCGAGAATTAATAATCCGATATGTAGCTTGttttttatgaaatatatataattcattttgaaatgaaGTGTTGAAAAAGGCGACTTAGGTGCACCTAATTATTATCATTCCCATTAATTAATTTGCTAATATtagcaaataaaattttagcaaAGAAGGCATTgatccataattttttttattacaaaacaaatatacaCCATTTTCCTTAAAATTGTGAATTTAGTTAAAAATATCCTATCCTTATGATGCATTTCTCAATGACCAAATGAACCCACTCAAATGATCATAATTACAAATATAACTCAAAACCTTCTTCCATTGGTTTTTgatcattaattattataattgtataggTGGTCCAAGATTGCAGCTAGATTACCAGGAAGAACAGATAATGAAATCAAGAATCATTGGAACACCCATATCAAGAAAAAGCTTCTCAAAATGGGGATTGATCCTATTACACATCAACCTTTTCATAATCAACAACCCAAGACTGAACAAACTTCTCTTTCGCAAGAAACCCTCAACAACAATATTACCAACAATCAAGAAAATAATGATTCGGAAGAAAATTCGAGCTCATCGCCTCCTGAAAATTGTTCTAGTACCGATGAATCAGTTTTGTTTAATAGCCTGTGGATGGATGAACCTCCATTGATCGATGCATCGCTTAGCGATAACAATAGCAATTCAGCTATATTGGAAAATACTAGCATGAATTTTCCATATCCATCATGGGAAGATAATTGCAATTGGTTATTAGATTGCCAAGATTTTGGTATTCACGATTTTGGATTTGATTGCTTCGATGATGGCGGATTCGAGCTGATGAACGCGTTAGAGACGGATGACAAGCGCTAGCTAGCTTGtatatgttttttattattgtacATATGGTAAATTCAGGAGTAGGCTACGTATTCATACTAAAATTGTTGCTATATATAACGAGAACAGTTTGAAAGTTTATGTATGAATTATATGGTgtaatttgcattttttttatcattatagtCTTTTTTGgtgtaataaaatcaaaattgatggatttaattattacaaattaaacaaaaataactataatgtaataaaaaagaaagttaAGACACTTTAAGTGTAAATTACCCAGATATATGGTAGTGACTAGTGAGTGTATcatacatattttatatttagctGAAGTACTCAAGGTTGGCATCATCaagtgttgatttttttttagtgTCGAAGATTTGTCACCAACCAAGTCAAAATAGTGAaaccaaattaacaaaaaaatcattaaaatgtgACATTATTATTCTTGGtgcatttacaaatgtttgtaAGATTTATGTGTAAAAGATAGGGACATGTTGGAGCCTTGTCAAGAAAATAGCTTGTGCTCTTTTCAGGGAGTTTTACCATTTTTGTTCCTTTAGAGGTAccatttacatattttttttcttaaatgcaaataaattgggattatgaaaattatttatttctctcaaCTACGACATTtaatggaaaattatttattaattaatgtaggttatttatattttttcttaatttattaattttttgaatagtTAAAATCCGACGATCTAATTTGAATGCAACTGTGTTTAGTTATGAGAATTTGAGCAATAAATTCTCTATTATAAAATCGTTTCTCCCTACATTATGCTACTTAAAAAAATTGCAGATGATACAAGTTAGCGTATAAATGCTGGATTTGGTATTatgatatttttcatattttaatttacaaagTGCCCCAATTCTTGGAGGTATTATTTGAAGAATCCAATTTCACTTTCATTTCATGGCATTGTATATTACTAGTAAGGTTCACCAAACATGCTTGAATCACACCAGAAGGATAAGGGagatcaaataatttaaaattacaaaggtaaaatgataaatattttttaaaagcatATGATGATGACCTTTAACCATCGATGACGCACACcaaatgttttaattaaataaaaataaggtaTGTCCAatattttttagtataaaaGTAAAGCTTTATATATACTTAATAGTGTATCATCATTGTTTTCTCTATTAAAATTGCACCAATGACTaataacatttatataatagtaCAAAAATGTCCAATTAAATCATCAATTATGATCTTAATTTCTTATTCGCTTATTAAATTGCAACATGTGGCACTGCAAGGATGCTCCTACACCATAGTTTAAGTAAATGTTAATATAAGTTTAAGTGAGCACAAAGGATAATTCAAAAAAGATAATGCACTTAATTTGCGCTAATTTGATTCCACTTTAAGCAATTATCTCAACCACGATCTTGCCACATTATAATATAAGCTTGGTTCTTACATTTTGTGATGTTAAATAGCACTTAttcaacaattaattaattaaaactggATTAAggctttttataattaatatagtgtatattattattacatgtatataaataaatctaaatattttttttattttcaaaaagtaaattatatCTTTCATCTAACGGTTAAATATAATGAGACCAGTGTACATGGATAGGAATTTTTAGCAACTAAAAACTGTTAAACCATTATTTTGATCAAGAAAAATCAAACTATTTCACAATGTCGCCAAACTAATTATTTGACAAATATATACCTCATACACTAATCTAGGATGGATCAAAATATGTATATTGGGGTTTTCCAATTTTGACACGGAATTCCACTTTGTTTAAGTCATCAGTTACTACCAAATTAAGTATTTCGAGCAATATGAACCCTGGTTAAGATTATGCCATCAGCATTGATCGATTGATGAAGAGTTTATTTTGTGTGGCTAGAACAAATTGACGAGGGGTATAAATTAGTCAATCGCCTaatcaattttataatatcgacTGGATTGTGACTTAATTAGAGGATATTAATTGACACCTTTATTAAATTCAACATAGGTCTCAATCAGCTTTAAAGGTTGATAACTAATTGGTAATTCTGAGCCTCAAAAAGATGCATTACAAGAACAAGAAATGGTAGCAGATTTACAACTTGCTATTATATTGCATaatcatattaattaattactcaGGCTTTTGTGTCAATGTGAATTTTCTTAGCAATCAAGTTAAAGGCAAGATAATTGCACAATTTGTGAAGTCACACATCTAATAATTATGGTGTAGAGTATTTGACAAAGAAATGAAAATTACGATCGagtcatttttaaaattgtagaattaattatgtttttgatAAAGCAACTTTTACaattaactttattatttagtGGTATTTTGACAAATATTCATATGGTGgacaaataatttaaatatttaattatctaagtaagataaattatttttaataaattattattttaattactatctgatatttttatttatattctctaTACATAAGATAAATTATATACCATTTcaatcattaattattatttgatattttatacttaaatacaatttataattatagaaataattattaattaaacataaatataatcACTCTAATccataataaatatattcattATTTGATGAGTCACAATACAAATCACGTGTAAAACACATCAAACGATACTACTAATTCTGAAAAGAGAGAGAATTTCATCCAGTTCGTCACAATTTGCGTCAActcacatcaaaacataattgaTACTAACTAATTTTCCATGCATTACGTTTCGATTCGTATTGTGTAACAATGAGCtgattttttatgttttaataccCAACCCaaacctaaaaataaattaatttttatagttataaattgaatcaaattatctttataatttttttatgtcaaaTATAGTGATATGATTGCATATAGTTTTGCTCTAAAACACACCCAGAAGGAGCCTCGTAGAGACTTGATAATCTCTAGGCTGATTAAGGCTCAGTCTTAGAGGCCCAATACTGAGTTCAGGCCCATAATCCTAATCAAAACGACTCGGACACCGTATCTCATCAACGTGCAACTCTTTATTTACTTCAGAaactaaaatcataaataatcgTGAAAAATTTGGATCGTAAATCGTGATCAAGCTTCCAtttcttctcttttctttcAGGTATGCGAATTTTTCGCTGTTAATTTTGCTTTTAGTTCTTACCCCTAGTAATGATTATGTCAATAGCGGCTGTGATTAAAATTtggattcaatttttaaaaccctaGCCAATTTCTTATACCAATTTTCGTAAATGATTCAACATAAGAATTTAAGTTTAGACCAATTTGTGCATAGATTCTTAACATTTAATGTGTTGGATTTGGTTGTTGTCTTGTGTTTTGATTTAAGTTTGTGTAGTCTATTGAACTTTACCCACTTGAATTTTGAACTTAGTTTGAAATTCTTTAATTGTTCATTTCTAATCAATTGAAATGTAACTTTTGATGATATTTTCAGGTAATTTTATCTGGATAGTTGCTATTATGGGTGAATTTTCAATTCAGATTAGTTCCGAACTTGTTAATAGGCTTTCCAATGATAATGACAAGTTAAAAAAGAAACCTCGAAAAACTAAACCTAAGATACCACGAGAACCCGCTCATCCCCAACCTAAGGTGAATGAGAAGCAGCTTCACGATGATCCTCAACCACACAAACTAGCTCCTTCTCCGGTATGGCCAGTTCAATCTCCAGTATTTTTGCCAGTACCTCCACAATCTGCAAATGGAGAATTAGAAGCAATCAGATCTGTTATTCGGGAAAGTGAAAGCGTTCTTGAAAAGTTGCAGAAGCAGGAGGATAGCATGGCGAAAGAAGTAACGGAAAGAGCCAAGGATCTCCGTGATAAGGAATTTAAGCTTCCATATCAGAAGCCTATGCCTTGTTTAGCTGATTATGATGCTTGTCGGGCATGTTACAAGGAAAATGCTAATGATATACTGAAATGTTCCCCTCTGACTAGAAGCTACTACGATTGTGTTCACAGAGCTAAGCGACAAGTCAATGCGGCAGATAAGTAGACACTTATGAGGGGAGAATTTTCCGAGTGATATACATGATTCCGACCTAGTAGTTAGTCTGAGAGATAAGGGAGTTTCATTTTTGCAGTGCAAATAAACTAAACACTGATTCTCATTGCTGTTGTTCTGAGTATATGATCTGTTCTTTTTGATGTCATTTAGGATTTTGTTAAATCCATAACTTTGCATCTCTGAATCTATTTTTTAGTTGGGTTCTAACATAGTTAAACTCCTGAAATGTGGACATCATAAAAAGTATTTGATGCACACAAATTTCTACAAAGAGCTCTGCTTTGTGGTTTGTATTCTTTTGTCACATTCTATCagtctttttatttattatgttgTAGAGAatggaaatgaaaatgaaacgGAAAATATAGAAACAGAAAACGGGCGGATTGATCTATAAACTTTGCAAGTTTAAACGAGCTATGTTAGCCAAGTTATGAAATCAGGAAACATTTTTCTATTCAATTGTGCTGATTGAGATCCATTTTCACTAAGCAAATTGAGCTAGCCGTTGGTTTGGGTAACGGTAAATTGATATGTGCATCTAGTCCCAAGAAGGATATTcagaatatatttaaaatataactaaTCTTTGAGACTTGATGGCAGTATATTTGAAGTTTCAATGCTTAATGAGTGGTAATCATTTGAACAGTTTTCAAAATGTTAAGTGCGTTTCAGCACGATTGCATACATGAGGGGATTATTTGAACCAAGGGTTAAACATAGAGCGCCTATTTGTACCTTTTCcatattaaagaaaattaataaattataatcataatttttttaaaaggtaaaGTCATGCGGAGATCACGTGACGATGGTAGTAAGCGATTTCCGCGTTTACGGAGAAGCAGCTGCCGAGGATAACAAATTTATCGCCGTTGTTTTTGATTTCCTCGCTTCTTCTCTCCTGACAGATCGGCGATCTAATTTCTTTCCAGATCGCGACCAAGCTCCGACTTTTTCTCGCTGCTTTCTGATCCACTTTCCGGTTCTGGTAATTCTCTCTCTCACTTTCTTAGTTTTGCAGATATTGTGTCCttgtctattttatttatttttaataaatttaagctCTGAATCTTATTCTTAAATTGTTTATTGTTCAAGTTTTAGCTAGGTACATATTGTTGAAGTAGTCTCTTTATGcagatttaatttgtttattattagaAGTTTTTAGATAGAAGTTAGCTTTACTGGCTGCTTAGATGTTACATTGATGTCAacttatagtttaattttatcagAGAAACTTTGTGAACTGATGTTTGCAATTTGAATCATAAATTAGTAAGTAATTTGATCTAAAATAATTTGCATaattaaggaaaaaaaatgttatgaaacataaaACATGTAAGAAATGTGAAAAAAGTAGTAAAAAGAATCCAGGTTTCCCATGCagtatttttttgtgtttaatCAGATAGATTTTATGAAGAAGTGATATATAAACTTAATGGGAAAATAAAAGCAATCTTTCATTACATTGTTACTTGGTACAGAGATTATGGTTCGAGGAAGAGATGCGTGTTGGGAACATTGTGTTCTTGTAGATGCAACGCGGCAGAAGGTTAGATGTAATTATTGTCATAGGGACTTCAGTGGAGGGGTTTACCGAATGAAGTTTCATTTGGCGCAAATAAAGAATAAAGATATAGTTCCATGTTCAGAAGTACCAGATGAAGTGCGAAATCACATTCAAAGCATAGTAGGTACTCCCAAGAAACAGAAAACTCCCAAGAAACTGAAGCTGGGTGTTGTAGCTGTAGCTGATGGTCAACAAGAAAATAGCTCGTCTGCTACTGGTGGTGTACTTCCCAATCATGGATCTAGTGGTCAACGGGGTAGCACCTGCCCATCTTTGTTATTTCCACATCCCTCACCCACTGGACAGCTAGCAGTAGTAGATAATGTTCCGAATCAAAAACAGGATAATGCTGACAAAAAGATTGCTGTGTTTTTCTTCCATAATTCTATTGCTTTTAGTGCTGCTAAATCCATGTACTACCAAGAAATGTTTGATGCTGTAGCTGAGTGTGGGGTGGGTTATAAAGCTCCGAGTTTTGAAAAGCTTAGATCATCCCTACTAGTAAAGGTGAAAGGCGATATACATGATTGGTATAAGAAATATAGAGACGAGTGGAAAAATACAGGGTGCACAATCTTTTGTGATAGCTGGTCTGATGGTAAGACAAAATCAATTCTTGTATTCTCCATCACATGCCTCAAAGGGACACTATTTCTGAAATCAGTTGATATATCAGGTCATGAAGATGATCCCAATTACTTATTTGAGTTGCTCGAGTCAATCTTGATAGAAGTTGGCCCGGAAAATGTTATACAAGTGATTACAAATAGTACTGCCGGTTATGTTTATGCAGGGAGGCTTCTCATGGCTAAGTACACCTCATTGTTTTGGTCACCTTGTGCTTCGTATTGCGTCAATAAGATGTTGGAGGATATTGGTAAACAAGAGTGGGTTGGTACAGTCATTGAAGAAGCAAAAACCATCACTACATACATATATAGTAATGCATGGACTTTGAATATGATGAGGAAGTTCACTGGTGGAAGTGAATTGATCAGGCCTAGACTCACTAGATATGTATGTAATTACCTTTCCTTGAGGGCCATTGTTATCCAGGAGAACAACTTAAAGAATATGTTCTCTCATCCAGAGTGGTTGTCATCCATGCATAGTAGACGTCCAGATGCTCAGATCGTTAAATCTTTATTGTATCAAGACCGGTTTTGGAAGTTTGCGCATGAAGCTGTGAGCATCTCGGAACCACTTATAAAAGTTTTAAGGATTGTCGATGGGGACATGCCAGCAATGGGGTATATATATGAAGGATTAGAGAGGGCAAAGATTTCGATTAAGTCATATTATAAGGGTATTGAAGATAAATATATGCCAATGTGGGAAATAGTTGATCGAAGATGGAATGTGCAGCTCCACTCTTCTTTACATGCTGCAGCAGCATTTCTTAATCCTTCAATATTCTacaatccaaattttaaaattgatttaaggATGAGGAATGGGTTCCAAGAAGCAATGATCAAAATGGCCATCTCAGATAAAGATAAAATAGAAATTACAAAGGAGCATCCAATATACATAAATGCTCAAGGTGCCCTTGGTACTGATTTTGCAATCATGGGAAGGACTTTGAATTCTCCAGGTTTGTCCACGGACCGTCCTCTATCAATTCGCATAAACACCATGTCTTGAAATGCATTAAATATGTTCTCCTTATGCATATGCCAACTCTAAAGCAGTATTGCTGCCTACAAATATATTTCGCCATTACATAACCAACCATAAGGATACTGAGAAGTTCCTTCTTTTTATTGGTGGATTAGATTTTTTTCGGTCAATAGTCTGGAAAAAACATGAAGGACAAGATAGTTTAGAGTAATATATTAAACTGGTCAATTGGTATATTTAGAATCTTAGATCTTAGACCTGTCCTTTTACAGCTCTACAAGGATGGTTCCATACTTAAAGGTAGCTGATAAATGGTTCATTTATCATCTCTTTCAGTATTAGTAAGGCTAGGTCGACAGTAATGAGTTAGGATACATATTTCAGAATTGAATTTTGATACTCTTATCAATCTTCATATTTAATTCAAAGTCGTATAATCATAGTCTTCTACTCATCTCTGGATCATCGAGGTGTGTATTTTAGGAAAAAGCTAAGAGTCAAAATGACTAGGGTCTAGAAATGATAAATAATCTCCCAAATGTATGCATGTAAAGAAGCATTACAACTACATCTAATATAGTAATATGCATGATGGATGTTTAGGTGATTGGTGGGCTGGATATGGCTATGAAATTCCCACTCTGCAGAGAGTTGCTATGCGAATACTTAGCCAACCTTGTAGTTCACACTGGTGCAGATGGAATTGGAGTTCCTTTGCAAGGATACACACCAAGAAACGCAACAAATCGGAGCTTGAAAAGTTAAATGATTTGGTATTTGTGCAGTGCAATCTTTGGTTACAAGCCATATACCAAAGTAGGGATGGAAAGTGTAAACCTGTTATCTTAGATGAAATAGATGTTAGTTCTGAATGGCCTACTGAATTAGAATCTTCAACCCCAATTTTTGATGATTCTTGGCTGGATAATTTGCCACTTGAATGTAGAGGTAGTCCTTGAAAATGTATAGATGCATAACATAATCATTCAGTCAATGATTAATTCTGTAAGGTGGTTTGTAGATAGAGCATCTTCATTCTCATTTTTTGTGCAAcgttttaaattctttttatatcTTACCCAACTAAATCAATCTTTTTGTCTGAAAAATGTGTAGTTTTCTTATGTTGCTGTTAGGGGCTGTGCATTCGGTTTGAACTGAACCGAACCcaaatgattatttttatattaaatgatGTCAAAGTTGTCAAAACAAATTGAACTGAACCCTTTGGTTtggttgatttttcaatttggtttagtttgcactaaaatttaactgaatttttttgtccaaaaccaaatcaaacaaaaaaacctaatttttttacattttgaaatcaaatcgaACCGAATTTTTCGGTTCCATTGAGTTATctgatttaattaggtttttttATCACTCTCCTTGTTATGGATAAATAGGGCTAGGCATCTCAAATAATGACAAAACAGCTCTGGTGATTTTTAGGCAATATATAAGATTCTTGCACTTCCGCTTCTATATTAAGACTTTTACTCCCATCGGACTAAACTCCATTTGCATAGTTTTTCATATTTGGCCGGCAAGTATGGATTTATTGGTGTGAGATCAGCAGACAATCTCAATCaataatacataaatatatCTCTTTTAAAAATCTACAGAACAGACAAATGCAAGAAAACTCCGAAGATGCTCTTTGTTCTCATTTTGTTGACTTgtcattatttttttcatatagtgGCATCTTTCTTCCTGCCTATATATCTTTTCTTTTCCTATTCAAGTTCCTCATGAAACAACTTCAGAAAAACTATCACTTCTAAATCTCGACACCACCATGGAACCCGTCTCGAGTTTTCTTGGAAATCTTGACATAAATTTCTCAACCTCTATTATTCTTTTTGCCATCATTACACTTTCTTGGTACGCTTGGCTATTACTCTCCAACTCAAAGAAACACAGCAAGCTGCCACCAGGTCCGTCACCCCTGCCGGTGATTGGCAACCTGGCCTCTCTTGACCCGGAGCTTCACTCGTATTTTGCTTCTCTAGCAGCTAAATACGGTCCAATCTTGAAACTCCATCTTGGTTCCAAACTTGGCATAGTAATCACATCCTCATCTTTAGCCAAAGAAGTTCTTAAAGACCATGACATCACATTTGCTAATCGAGATGTCCCTGACGTTGCCAAAGCTACCGCATACGGTGGTTGTGATATTGTTTGGACACCCTATGGACCAGAATGGAGAATGTTGAGAAAAGTTTGTGTCCTCAAAATGCTCAGCAATACCAGTTTAGACTCTGTCTACAGTCTTCGCCGTCACGAGGTCCGACAAACTGTGAGCTATATCCATAGTCAGGCCGGATCCCCGGTCAACTTTGGTGAGCAGGTTTTCTTATCTATACTTAATGTCATTACTAATATGTTATGGGGAGATACTGTACAGGGTGAAGAAAGGGCTAGCCTTGGAACTGAATTTAGAAAAGTGGTGGGTGAGATGACCGAGTTATTAGGTAAGCCTAATATATCAGATTTTTTTCCATCTTTGGGTCGGTTTGACTTGCAAGGTCTGCTAAAAAAGACAGATAGATTGTCTAAGCAGTTTGATGAGATATTTGAGAGAATGATTGAAAAAAGTCTGAAGATGGGTAAGTCAGGAGAAAATGGTAAGCAGAGTAAAGATTTCTTGCAGTTCTTGTTGAAAGTTAAGGATGAGGGTGATGCCAAGACTCCACTTACTATGATTCACCTCAAAGCACTGCTTATGGtatgttttcttttctttatgcctaatttgttaaaaatctCCCACCAATATCCAATTGTATTATCTTTTTTTGTTAGAATTAAATATTCTTCATGGAGATTTTAATCCAATTACTTTACATATCATGTTATTATTAGAAAATTTATAACTTATATGATCAACttagtttacttaaaaaaattcttttctttttttttgcatATAGCATGAGGATAGCACCTTGCTAGAGTGTGCATTTGGTtcatattaaattgaattaaaattttgataataccaaaccatgtatataataataaaaaattcaaatcaaattgaaaccaAACTAATAAATATGGTTTATTTTTCAGCTCTTTTTTTAGAAAAACTCAACTGATTTTTCTCTCTAAAACCATACTGAGCCGAAAATCAATTATTTGTTATTAATGTCAAACTGAATTATCGGTTCAATTATTCGTTTTGGTTTGGATTTTGCACATCCTACATCATGCATGGGAGAAGAAAGGAAACGAAATACATAATAACTTAAAATAGCTCATAAATTCAAACTCAAAACATAGTGATTAGTGAATATACTTTTGTCTACAGGATATGATAGTGGGTGGTTCAGACACATCAgcaaattcaattgaatttgcCATGGCAGAAATCATGAACAAGCCAGAAGTAATGAGAAAAGCTCAACAAGAATTGGACACAGTAGTAGGCAAGAACAACATAGTAGAAGAATCACACA
Coding sequences within it:
- the LOC126676736 gene encoding MYB-like transcription factor ODO1, whose translation is MGRQPCCDKLGVKKGPWTAEEDNKLINFILTNGQCCWRAVPKLAGLRRCGKSCRLRWTNYLRPDLKRGLLTESEEQLVIDLHSRLGNRWSKIAARLPGRTDNEIKNHWNTHIKKKLLKMGIDPITHQPFHNQQPKTEQTSLSQETLNNNITNNQENNDSEENSSSSPPENCSSTDESVLFNSLWMDEPPLIDASLSDNNSNSAILENTSMNFPYPSWEDNCNWLLDCQDFGIHDFGFDCFDDGGFELMNALETDDKR
- the LOC126676217 gene encoding uncharacterized protein LOC126676217 → MGEFSIQISSELVNRLSNDNDKLKKKPRKTKPKIPREPAHPQPKVNEKQLHDDPQPHKLAPSPVWPVQSPVFLPVPPQSANGELEAIRSVIRESESVLEKLQKQEDSMAKEVTERAKDLRDKEFKLPYQKPMPCLADYDACRACYKENANDILKCSPLTRSYYDCVHRAKRQVNAADK
- the LOC126676215 gene encoding uncharacterized protein LOC126676215, whose product is MVRGRDACWEHCVLVDATRQKVRCNYCHRDFSGGVYRMKFHLAQIKNKDIVPCSEVPDEVRNHIQSIVGTPKKQKTPKKLKLGVVAVADGQQENSSSATGGVLPNHGSSGQRGSTCPSLLFPHPSPTGQLAVVDNVPNQKQDNADKKIAVFFFHNSIAFSAAKSMYYQEMFDAVAECGVGYKAPSFEKLRSSLLVKVKGDIHDWYKKYRDEWKNTGCTIFCDSWSDGKTKSILVFSITCLKGTLFLKSVDISGHEDDPNYLFELLESILIEVGPENVIQVITNSTAGYVYAGRLLMAKYTSLFWSPCASYCVNKMLEDIGKQEWVGTVIEEAKTITTYIYSNAWTLNMMRKFTGGSELIRPRLTRYVCNYLSLRAIVIQENNLKNMFSHPEWLSSMHSRRPDAQIVKSLLYQDRFWKFAHEAVSISEPLIKVLRIVDGDMPAMGYIYEGLERAKISIKSYYKGIEDKYMPMWEIVDRRWNVQLHSSLHAAAAFLNPSIFYNPNFKIDLRMRNGFQEAMIKMAISDKDKIEITKEHPIYINAQGALGTDFAIMGRTLNSPGDWWAGYGYEIPTLQRVAMRILSQPCSSHWCRWNWSSFARIHTKKRNKSELEKLNDLVFVQCNLWLQAIYQSRDGKCKPVILDEIDVSSEWPTELESSTPIFDDSWLDNLPLECRGSP
- the LOC126676216 gene encoding flavonoid 3'-monooxygenase CYP75B137-like, with translation MEPVSSFLGNLDINFSTSIILFAIITLSWYAWLLLSNSKKHSKLPPGPSPLPVIGNLASLDPELHSYFASLAAKYGPILKLHLGSKLGIVITSSSLAKEVLKDHDITFANRDVPDVAKATAYGGCDIVWTPYGPEWRMLRKVCVLKMLSNTSLDSVYSLRRHEVRQTVSYIHSQAGSPVNFGEQVFLSILNVITNMLWGDTVQGEERASLGTEFRKVVGEMTELLGKPNISDFFPSLGRFDLQGLLKKTDRLSKQFDEIFERMIEKSLKMGKSGENGKQSKDFLQFLLKVKDEGDAKTPLTMIHLKALLMDMIVGGSDTSANSIEFAMAEIMNKPEVMRKAQQELDTVVGKNNIVEESHIHQLPYLYAIMKESLRLHPALPLLVPHCPSETCDVGGYTIPKGARVFVNVWQIHRDPSVWENPLEFKPERFIDNKWDYSGSDFGYFPFGSGRRICAGIAMAERMFLYSLATFLHSFDWKLPEGKKMELSEKFGIVLKLKNPLIAIPTPRLSDSSLYE